ACACTAGGGTTTCTAACTTCCAAGGACAACCTCTTTACACTAACTCATTATTACTTCCATTCAGAAGCATTAATAAAAATCCTGAACTAAAACCTGAAAGAACAAAATCTTTCGAAGTTGGTTTAGAAGCAAGTTTATTAAACAGACGTTTAGGATTTGACGTTACTTATTACAAAACAAATTCAGTTGACCAAATCGTTGCTGCAGCTGTTTCTTCAGGATCTGGATATACGCACGGACTGGTTAATGGTGGAAATATACAAAATAAAGGTTTTGAAGTTCAATTGAACGGAACTCCAATTAGAACAAAAGATTTCACATGGGAAATCATTGTTAACTGGTCAAACAATAGAAGTAAAGTTATTTCATTACCTAACGGACTAGACAACCTTCAACTAGGAGCTTTCCAAGGAGGTGTTACTGTAAATGCATCACCAGGAGAAGCTTATGGAGCATTAAAAGGAACTGATTTCGTTTACACTAACGGACAGCCAACAATAGATCAAGCTACAGGAAAGTACATGATCACAACATCGTCTAGCAATACAATTGGAAACATTACACCAGATTGGATTGGTGGTGTTAGAAACAAATTTAGCTACAAAAATTTAACTTTTGGATTCTTAATTGACACTCAAAAAGGTGGAGACATCTTCTCATTAGACATGTATTATGGACTTGCATCAGGACTTTACAAAGAAACTGCTGTAGGCGACATTAGAGAAAATGGAGTTTTAAATCCAGGAGTAGCTCCTGACGGATCTGTAAACACTGTAAAAACAAAAGGCGGAACAATTGCAAACAGCATGGGATACCAAGCAGCTCCGAACAAAGCATTTATTTATGACGCATCATTTGTAAAATTAAGAGAAGTTTCTATTACTTATAACTTCCCTAAAAAAATGTTTGAAAATACATTTTTCAACTCAGCATCCGCAAGTCTTGTAGGATCTAATTTATGGATAATCAGTAAAAATCTACCTTACGCAGATCCCGAAAGTGGACTATCTTCAGGAAATAGCTCAAGAGGTTATTCAGTAGGATCTCTTCCAACAACAAGAGATATTGGATTTAACTTAACATTCAAATTTTAATACAGAAAAGAAATGAAAAAATTAATATATGCTTTAGGAATTATGTTTCTCACAATATCATGTGATGACAGCAGCCTAACAGACTTAAATGTAGATGTAAAAAACCCTTCTGTAGTACCTGCAAGCACTTTATTTACAAATGCAGAAAAAGGACTTACAGAACAGCTTGTTAACACCAATGTAAATAAAAATATATTTAGATTAGTAAACCAGCAATGGACAGAAACTACTTATCTAGATGAATCTACATACAATTGGGTTACTCGTAAAATATCGGACAATCACTGGGACAGACTTTACTCTGGAGCTTTAGCTGATTTATCTCAGGCAAAAGGCTTTTTAGAAAAAGATGTAATTCCTGCTACAGATCCAGAATTTGCTCAAAAGAGCATCACTAAAAAAAATCAATTGATCCAAGTTGATATTTTAATGGTTTTCACTTACCAAATCTTAGTGGACACTTTTGGAGATGTACCTTATTCAGAATCTTTAAAAGGATCTGCTAATTATCTACCTAAATACGATAAAGCTATAGACATTTATAAAGATTTAATTGCTCGTCTTAACAAAGATATCGCTGATATAGACACATCTCATCCTGGATTTGGAGATGCAGATGTTATCTACAAAGACGACTTAAATGCATGGATTAAGTTTGCTAACAGTATTAAACTAAAATTAGGAGTAAACCTTAAAGCCTCAGGTTTAGAAGCTACCCTTGCAGACGCTACCATATTATCAGCTGCAGCAGGAACATTCACTTCAAATGCCGACAATGCTAAACTACCTTACATGGCAAACCTTCCAAATACAAATCCTCTTTATGTTGATATGGTGTTCTCTGGA
This portion of the Flavobacterium panacagri genome encodes:
- a CDS encoding SusD/RagB family nutrient-binding outer membrane lipoprotein; its protein translation is MKKLIYALGIMFLTISCDDSSLTDLNVDVKNPSVVPASTLFTNAEKGLTEQLVNTNVNKNIFRLVNQQWTETTYLDESTYNWVTRKISDNHWDRLYSGALADLSQAKGFLEKDVIPATDPEFAQKSITKKNQLIQVDILMVFTYQILVDTFGDVPYSESLKGSANYLPKYDKAIDIYKDLIARLNKDIADIDTSHPGFGDADVIYKDDLNAWIKFANSIKLKLGVNLKASGLEATLADATILSAAAGTFTSNADNAKLPYMANLPNTNPLYVDMVFSGRNDFVVAKPFVDALVTLNDPRKTQYFRPTYRDTDPVTEELITVTGYRGGIVGSKNSQSRFTHASDKIKAPDFSGTLLDYAEVEFLLAEAAGRGVAVSGTIESHYTAAIKASMEDWGVSTADADAYLAQPQVAYATATGTWQQKVGEQAWYALFNRGFEGWTSTRRLNFPVLTPPANADAAAEGQIPSRMAYPIREQTLNATNYQAASTSIGGDKLKTKIFWDIN